Sequence from the Paramisgurnus dabryanus chromosome 3, PD_genome_1.1, whole genome shotgun sequence genome:
CCCACATTTGAAAAATGTATGTGTCTCACTCAGAAACTGGCACAATTATGTGGAAGATCTCCCTATGCCACACATTTACAAACATGAAAAGGGCTAAAAACTGCTGATAAGGACAGAACACAGCTTGAAATCCCGATATGGGGTTAATGCTTACCCTGCGATTCAAAGTGCTGCTTGTTCAAATTCACATTTCTCTGACACATGCTTAGGAGGTCCACACCAACATCTGTCGAacacaaaaaaagttaattCAGTAACTAAAAAGGGATAATTTAGCCAAACACACTTTTCTCTTGTGAAGCGAATACAAAATGCTGAAATGGTTTGAAACATGCTGTGAacaaatcacacaaaaaaagtAATGGTACAAGTGAAGTGAAATAGTGTCCAATGTATGATGATGACTCATACTATCCCTGCAGTGCgtgtcttgctcaagggcaccccTTAGTAGCAACCTCATGGTCGTTAGACTCGAACCGGTGTCCTTCGGGTTTTAAAGTCTGACTCTTACTACTAGGCCACAACTATACACCGAAGTGTTAGGACAAAAccattaaaaatcatttttaagCCCTTTAGGCAATCTGTGGGGGTGACAACCCGATCCACCTGATGAATATAATAGGATAATAAACTTTTCTCACAGGCTGTCAGAATACTTAACAATCTGGTCTGACTCCCTCATCATAACGTAATGCACATGCATACTTTTATCACTATGTAGTCATTTATATGCAATTTTGACCCACCTCACATTAGACACTTAATGACAACTACTTTGGTGCACTTGAACAAGGCATCTTATTAATTGCTCCCCGGATGCTGGGATAGCTCCgggtgtttgtatgtgtttgtgaattgcagtgtgtgtgttcactactcactggaGTGCGTTAAATGCAGTTAATACTTGATAAGCATGTCACTTgcacatgttttcttgtaaattagcatttttttccacacacttatgtttaggtttagtaatttcactttaatagtaataaatcagtaattgaaatgcggTACACAAATGTCACTTCAGGGTTCAATTTCCAGGACGTTCCTCAACTTTCCAGGACCTTTTAAATATCATTAAAGCAAGCTCTATTCGGACAGGATATATTTTACAAATAAGATGTACACAGTAAAGTCCCTGTCCAAGACCCTGCAACATCCAGCATGGCAGCATCACTATGGCGTAGGGAGAATTAACAGCGTAAAGCCTGCTATAGAAAATCTAAATTTCAATTATCTTAGAAGATCATGGCAGGTCACACTGCATGACATAGATCTAATTAACATAGGTATGACATAGGTAAGAAAAATTTGCATATAAGCCTATTTACCGAAAGTCTGTTCCTCAGCCAGAACAAGCCAACGGATAAAAAGCGCTGCCAACTCCCTGTAACAAACCTGATCTGACAAGTATATCTGCctttataatgataataaataaagcaaatggtTTGATACTTTCATGCCGCCTGTTGAGATCCTAAAAACAAAGTGCTTGTTGTCCTGTTTATTACGTGACCATCATCTAAGGAAGATATTAACTAATCCTGCTGATTACTGCACAAAAACCACTCCAATTGGTTATGGTAATACATACagttaaatattacatttattattacatttttcattGTATTAATGTTTTATGTAATTAAGTAATGTTATTGAATTCTGATGCTCACCAGTTATATCATGCGTTCTTTGCTGGCCGCTGTGTGTATTTAATTCGCATTTGACAGATATTTCAACTATAGCTTGAGATGTTAGTGAACAAAGATTTAGGAACATATAGcttaaaaatgattttttatatTCTGTATATTATAAGTCATTACaattgaagtaaaaaaaaaaaagagagttAAATAAGTTGAGACCATTCTAATAAAGGCTTAACCCTGGTGACACAGTTGTCTTTTCTCATGAAAAATATAGATAATGGAATAGGatttttaattttcaaattattACTTTTCAGAAATTAATATTCGAACATTCGTGTACATCCAGTTCGAACTGGACTGACTGaagtgcccttgagcaaggcactttACCCCTGTTTGCTTTGCAGTGATAGCTGCCCAGTGCATACTAATTGTAGGTCGCTTTAGATAAAAGATTCTGCCaaattattaaaagtaaatgatgactaaCGTTTTgtgttaactatccctttaaataagaATGCTTTTTAAAATCCAGGACAACTTCAAGATTTTCCAGTacaatttctgttttttttttcatttccatGTGTTTTTCAGCACTGGAAAATTACTCATTTAATTTCCAGGAATTCCAGGTTTTCCAGAACGCGTGGGAACCATGCActttttcatttcattggtatttaacaaatgtgACAATTGTCTTTTCTCTGAAATCATCTAACacaatggttctcaaactttttcagtgtgcaGCCCCCCTTGTGTAGGCCGCATTCCTTCGCAGCCCCCCCacaagaaaatttatgacaaaaaaacagtaaaaatgtaaaaaaaatttagtgcttttggttagtagccttattattttttaggtttaattacacataattcacgataaatgtatgtattttataaaatgtcataaaactgtggcccccctggcaccatctcgtggcccccagtttgagaaccactgctctaacctctatttctgaatgacctgaggtcgggattaagtggatttaaaGCTTAAGTATTCAATGAACGTATAATACATGCAGAGAACATTTGGTTAATATTATCATCTTATTTTTTGATGAAGGTGGCATAAAGCAGCATCTGAGCTCTGttgttacagtatattttgcGTGTTTACATCAAGGTTTCCTATATTTTGTTGACAATAAACAACATTTTGAGTTTGCCTTTAAAAAAGACCTACATTTCCAAATATAGGTCTCCTATTTTGGTAATGTGAATTATTAACTTTTATAACAGGGTGCCTACACtatatacatactgtacatattgaCGAGACTGAGTCCCTTTATACAGTGTGTCATAATCAAACAGTATTATATGAAAAACACATAGCACAAAAAACACATAGCACACATAGCACAAAAAATGTTTGGTTGACATTTGCCAAAACCCCTTGTAGTTATTGCCAAGACTACTCTGTGTAATCTTTGCAAAGGGGCAGAGTGAAAAGGTATGAAAGCACATAAGAGGAAACTAGCTGAAATCTCACAGGAGAGAGTGTGTTAATAAATACTGTGAGACCTTCCACACAAAACAATCAAACCACTGACTACCCTACTCAAATCCTTACACTATATACTGTAGTCAATCCCACTCAAACACTCCAAAAACCATAAACTGGTCTCACTGCTGCAAACctaatttaattatttcttGCACCAGATAGAGCAAAGACATGCATTCATGTACATTTCTATACATACATATACGTCCATTCTCCTAATGTGACTCATATGCCAGTACATTTGATTTTTTGCAGTCTCCGACTGTTGCTGAGTGACTCTCCGAAGAGAATGCTGTACTCTATCTTAAGCCATCCTTTATCCCACCCTGTTTCTCTTTCTCCACAATGATGACCCTACTCTACTCTTATTGGTCTAAGAACATCAATCCAGCCATAAAGGTAGATAGGGCTCTAAAAATATCATTCACAAAGAAACCTGAAAATGTGTCACACATGAAGGGGAAATCAAACAGATGAAATTGGAGCAACCATTAAGGCAAAAAATAGCAATCAGGACTGTCAGACATTTGCCGAATGCATTTTCGGAGGCTTTCTTGATTCACAAAGCAATTCCGACTGTACATAAATAGCAGGCACAGAGCAAGATAAACATCCTGTGTTGTAGATGCAAATGGAGTATGATGTATAAAAGGTAAATCTTTCTTATAAATTACTTAATGATAGCTAAATGAAATTACTACCTGTGCAGTACACCGTTTTGGCCACCATAGCCATGACAATGCTAGCCAATCCTGTTCCTGCTCCAAGCTCGAGGACAGTGGCTTCTTTGAACATGTTCGGTTGTGCCAGGATAAAATCGGCCAGTAGGAATGCTCCCCGCCAGATCtgaaatgtaatataaaatTCAAACAATGCAACAGTGTGGGGACGTACTGCAAAATTTCCTCCGTCGCTCACCTGTTTCCCGACATCCTCCAGAGGAGTCGCCATGGTGTgttctgtttaaaacacatggTATGAAAAACATTTCCAACAAATCAAATACAACCCAAAAAAACAATCCCTAACCAATCTTGATGATGTCACGGCCACCATCTTCTTCCTCAGAATCTTCATCTTGATCGGTCAGCGTGGCTGAAGATTGGCTGAGAATAACTGGACACACCGGGTCCCTGTGGCAGGTGGCGTTTCTGGGCCTCCTCACGACATCCAGATCCCCATCTGCATCCAGAGGGACATCCAAGGCATCGGAGCTCTCAAATGTCTCACGCTCACGGACAGGAGAACCATCGCTTGAATCCTTCTCATCACATGTCTGCAGAATCctaaattttgaaataaaaactgGACAAGCAAAgacaaatttgtttttaactacCAGCAGAAAAGAGTCAACTCATTCATCTAACTGGTTTAAAATTGACTACATCAGTCTCTGACACCAGATGAATAAGATCAGATGAATAATACCTAACTATAACAAGGTAATGATCCCTGACAATTACAGAATGACAGTGGCATTTGTTGCACTGGACAGATGTAACGTTGGGTTTCTGTCTTGGAAACAACCAAACATGAGTCTGTCTGGCGCTGTTTgaaaattcaattcaatttttaaaaatagattttcttttttatttcagaTATGAAGTATTCTATTAACTATAGCCTTGTTATGCTTATCCAAATTTTAATAGGGACTAATTTCATAAAAGTTTTTATAGATTGGTCAGTTGTGtagtgtatatatgtgtgtttgtaatggAAATTACTATATAGTTCtctaaatattttaatacataaatagaagtttaaaaaaatgactGTTGTGACACAACTTTTGACACCACAAAACAATTTGAATAAATGAATTAGATTTCTGAGAAAGTACGCACAGCATGTATCTTATTATTAAAGAGCAAAACCGAAAGGCTCAATTTTACGGTGTCACCTTCAGTCTTGCATTAAAGGTCACCTCACCTATGGAGTCTAAAATCTAGTTGCTTATATGCAAGAATAGTGGTTGGTCACGTGTGGTATAATTTCAGCACGATTTGAGCCGTTCTGCTCCGGTGAAGATAATGAATTGCAATCAATGCAATGGCACATAAGGTCACATTAGGGGTTTAAAGTCAAGAATAGGCCACCCAGCATTGCCTTCTATGTATTagaaaaaacatattattttttgggctaTACGATGAAACGGGGGGGGGATTCATATGACTGCGATTCACTTGCATAtatttccctgtattcagatgctgccTTCACGTATTTACATTATAATACAAGATGCTTtatcagtcaaacttgctcacTCTCACACAGGGTAccaccaaaccctattcattcaccaatcagaccccatagtttttttccaaattcagaatgttttattaaagaaataaaagCAAACAGTGAGTGTAAATACAACACAATAAAACTGTTCAAGTAacatttcaagttttttttttttacatttcatcCCTTTTTTTACAATTGTGAATGTAAAATTTgccataaaaataaaagaatattaAAATAAGTGTGGGTCTGTTTGTCGATAATACCCAAAAGAACATCTTTCCGCTGTAAAGTAACATTTTCATCAACATTGTCAACAATAAAATTAAGTAGCCTGTATACATTTTGCCAGAAAATAGATAGGCTACATAAGGACAATGCCAAAATAAACCTGTCTCTGGTTTCTGCTTGCAAAAGCTACAGCTCATCTATATCTTTTTTGAATTTGGTTAAATAATGTTTAGCTGGATATATTCTGTGAAGAGTTTAAAAAACACTTCATTAACCTTGTTTGTTAAGAGATAGCGATTGGGCAAGACCCGATCGTTTTTCTCCTCTCTCTTCCTTCGGGTGACACGACACAGCAGACCTTAACACATTggtttacttggtggatttgaaaaatgtgaattttcacacaaaagagaggaaaagtGAAATCCATACAAAAAAACGAAATCCTGGTGGCAATGGAGAGAGGGATGAGGCAACAATTTTGGTTCCGAAAAAAGGCAAAGAAATACCtcaggccgtttctcaatccgaaggctgcagcctcctgATGTCGcgtatgcaggctgcatacgttaTCAAGCCTgggttatttaagttaactgggCATTACATTAGCAATTCATAAAAGAAactacaacaatttacgattaactaagaataatagtccactttataattgttaatattctgaaataagagtcttgatgacgtatgcagcttagaaatgcgacctccgaaggctgcagccttcagattgagaaacggcatCTGCATTACGGCCACAAGATCCTTATCAGAAAGCGTTTTTAGCACAAGGGGGAACATTCCTGCTTTTATCCTGATGCCttaaaatgttgatcgtttagcgtttcaaaggtttcgtgttttaaggttggccagttttGAGTGTACAAAAAGCACAGGTGCtattagattttttattattaatgtcaacattgtttgtttaaaagctaACAAATTTTAAGTTATTCTTCTTAAGGGGTCTAAAATAAGGAAAAGAGACTTTAAGTCCTGTGTAGCACATATTACTTGAgtgtaataaatgtttttgtttaaaaaaatgaaagggAATCGTGATCTCTTTTCCCATGGAGAAAAATCGTGATTCACATTTGAGCAAGAATCGTGCAGCTCTAATTCTTGTGGTGATAAAGAAAGCCAAGACGTTATTTATTTAGTAATGGAAAATACATTTCCTCAACATTAGTAGGCCTATAAATTGCCAGACTTAACTGTTCAATTTGCCTTACCACAAAATCCCATTTTATGGTTATACATCGGTCTCTACAGCATTacaaaatgaatttaaaatgaTATTTGAGCCATGCAAGTGTAAAGGCCAATAGAAATCTGAAGATCAAAGGtgtgttattaaaaaaactgttatgacAAAAATATGCATTCTGTATGTATGTAATACCAGGATAACCTATATGTACATGTGCCTATACAAAATGTGTAGCGTGTCCAACCTTACCTGGTTGTCCAACAGCATTGAGCCTCTTCATGAGATGGCAAGCATTTGGTAACAGCAGGTGTACATCGGACAGAACAGTGTCACTTCTGAAGGTGACCTGGTCCATGACCACTCCTGCATGTCACTTTATCAAAGACTCTGCTCTGGGGAACAGACAGAGCTATTCATCACAACACTAATGTCTATATGCACGCGTGATGATAAATCTGCCATTCTTCAGAAATGAAAAACAATCTTGTTCGTTTACGGAGAAAGTGGGCGTGACCACTTTTCGACTTGCTGtcattatttttaacattttgtaatatACGTCATATTTTTGTAATATACGTCAAATTCATCTATATATTTCTTCTGTACTGAAATTATATTCTCAGTACAGGTTTGATGCAAGTACAGACTTTTATCACAAATAACATTGAACGAAAGCTTCCAAGTTTGCTTCATACAGTACCTCGTAGTCTTCTAGTCAGCTCGAGGGCTGGCAATATATACCGACTTGTTGACAAGgaggtgtttttaaatgtaagcTCTGTAGTGTAATCAGTTGCATAAAATGATACTAAAAATAACCTTTTATAAATCTTTTCCTTAAGCTTACAAGATGCATGACACCAGTGTTACGTTATAAGCGGACCGTGCGTGTGACAGCGCGCTCTGATAACAGTTCCACAACAATGCGCTGTTGTCACGTAGTACAGTATGTGCTGTGAATGCTTCACATTTCAAACGTGTTTTATTGTTAGTTTATTATTCGACACTGCTTTTACATCTTCATTAATTTTATCATTATTTGAAACCAGTCAATAAGCGTTCATACAAGATTGTGATCCCACTAAGAATCAAGCATGATTGTTAACATAAAATTTAATTaagaaacaaacaaattaacaattaaataaataaattttagaAATCGTGATTCTTTAGAAACCTTGCTTGGCCCcttaattattaataaaatattcattttttatatttttatgaatgAAAAATAGGctctaaaaattatttaaagcgaaagttcacccaaaaaaatgaaaattctctcattatttattcactcttatgttgttacaaacctgtataaataaaaaggaagatatttcatagtatttttcctattatagaggtgaatggggctcatgattggtttggttacaaacatcccttaaaatatcttcctttgtgtttatcagaacaaagacatttataaaggtttttaacaacatgagTCAGAGAATaatgagagaattttcatttttgggttaactatccctttaaaccccaaaaggacccaaaaaatgtaaataaccaAGCACTTTATATACTTATATACTTTTGATATCATACTTTTTATTACCACAGTTCTTGATTTTTAAGCTGAGAAATAAATTAATGCACAGCCAACCAATAAGAAGATTGAActtaaatatgaatatttgtGTTTACATTACATAATTTCAAATGTCTCTCAGGAAATCATCACAAACAAAGGTTTGCATTTTAATGAGGAGAGGGGAACGATGCCATCTGAAGCAAGTGTGAATTTAATTATGTTTTGGAGTTTTTAATCACCAGTGAGTGAGGTTTCTTTCAGTTGAAGAATACCAGAGATAGAGACAGCATCCGAAAATAGACCATACTGCCCTCTTTTGGTAAGACCACCCTTTTCTAGCCATTAATGAATATAAACCACAGCATCCAGCCAGGGGCTTCCAGATGGGCAGTGCTGAGGAAAAGCAACGTACTCAAGCCACAGAGAGAGGAGGAGAATATCTTGAAGCTCTGTAGAAACCTGTATGCAATCAGACAGAATGAAAGTCACTTTCACAGGCTTGGCCAGTTTTGTGGCCACCTTTGGGGTCCTCAGCTTTGTAGGTCTTGTTCTGGCAATCGGAACTGATTTTTGGTACATCATTGACACTTCTAAGAGGGAGAACAGCTCATCAACGTCTCTGAGCTCACATTCTGGACTTTGGAGGACCTGTAACTGTAAGTTATATGACATGTTGgtttatttaacaaaagcaTTTCTTTTTGGTTGATGTTTTTGGTATGTGAGGTTTTCACatgaatggatagatggatgaagTTATTCTCTCTTACAGTTCATAACCAGTGCTGGCCATTTATGAATCCTTTTGGAGCAGCAAGAAACTTATCAGATTCACAAAGGCAGATACTAAGTAAGATACGAGTCTCATATCACCCTTGTATCATTCTCATGATCATATATTTGTAACAGAAACTACACTTAGCAAACCATATTCTTTTGGtcaaaattaatttattatataaaatataacaaagTTCAGGGTCACTTCGTAAATCATTCATCCTTCATTGTAGTTTTTGTTcattataaaatgaaaaaatatatcaaataaaaaaatcacaaatatATTATATGGTAAATCAGCCACCCTTTACATTGAATTGATAAAAataaaccaaactcttcatgcattttatattatattaaaagagCTCCCATCTATGTGgggctcttattggctgcttttctTAATTTCAAGATCCTTGAGGGACagttaacccaaaaatgaaaatgttgatcaTGTTGTTTTACATCTGTATGACCGTCTTCCAtgcagtcttttattttgatTGCTCAGTGAGAGAGGTTTTCTTTGTAATAATGAGATGTATTGGTAATAATGTGATGATAGGGTGATGGCGTGATGTTTGGAATGAcccaagggtgagtaaatgacatttattttattattcaatttaatttacTACAGTGAACCCCCTAACACAACCCCTTTTAATTTAAACCAAGGAATAAACATAATATGAAACAGCACATATTTCAcatatattgttttttattactgtattttatGTTCACTATTGAAGTATTATTAAACAGATCTGTTTTGCATCTTAGAGGAACCGCAAATATATATTAGGTAGCTGCACAGTTACAAAAAAGTTACAAATTAACCAGACCAATAGAAATCTGTATAGATTTGAAAGGGCACTGAGATGTGTAAATATAAGTATGTATATGCATTGACAGAACAACAAGGTTATCAAGACTATATATTAACAGAAAAAGCATGTAAATGTATTATATGAAACAAATTTCACATAATTGCTCTATTATCTTTGTATTTCCATGGTAACACTTTTACATCTGAGAGAGAAAACAGCTGTGCTGAAACACAGCCACAACATATGTCCCTATTATTTGTTCCTGATTGCTGATTTTCTTAAGCCCCAGTGCTAACAAAACTCGCaacattattttactttgtttttctttcattaTCTCTTATGGCTTTTGGGCATTACCTTTACCAATACATCATTCCAAATTATTGTGTTTCTGGTGTTTCCAATCTAGTCTCTTTAGTGTCAAACCCTCACAAGTAGTTTGTTTTGCAATGGGCCAATAAATGTAGAATAGCAATAATTTACATTCTGCAGACTGCAAACtatttcatgattttatggtattGAGAATTCCAGAAAAGCCACCGAGGACACAAAATATGTGCAAAGAAGTATACAGATACGTCAAACTGTTAATTCATATACAATAATGCATTCACATTGGTTTTCAGGTCTCATCCAGCCAATGTATATACATAATGATTGACTTCAATTCACACATCATatcacaaaaacaacaaaaggtTGTAAGTCTTACATTATTTCAGGTCTAATACCCTTAGGCAGACTTGAATTAGATTCAGTTTCTCCTTTGAACAATAGACTCAATAAATCTGGCTTGCCTGGGTGTTGCTTTGATAAGATATTATGATCCACATAGGGCTTAAATAAATACCTcctaaagatttaatatgtctTTCCCccacatgtttgtgtgtgtgtaatataACCCttggataaacatttaaagtaatgccttatatgtttttaatgataTCATATGCATCATGTCCAAACGTTTTCCCAATGTGTACGTGGCTGTTATTGATTTTCTAGAAATGTTTAGAATGGTGCCAAAAATACAGGTTTAATATGAATGAAAATGTCTTGTCCAGTGAAATCTGTTAATTATAATGTCACATTGTGAATGTGGATGACAGCATGTCACCATCTACAGTGCCAGTTGTGTATATTTCCCGATTTCTAAACACTGGGCTTTGTACAGAAGTAAATGTGGTTAATCCTTTAATAGAGAAACGAGAAatcattttttataaacatgAGCAAACAGTATTTTTCCTGctgttttatattaaattagACGGGCACCTTAATGCATTTTTCAGTTGAAGACTGATATTGGCatcatttttgttgttgttcatTTAGAAGCCATTAGAGAAAATCAATCACCTCAAGCACTTATACCACCTTTAATCTCAATGACTTACAGATGCACAATGTCTGCTTTCCCTTCTGTTTAAATCTTATGTAATCTCTAATCAATATAAAATTTTGAGTCTGTATACTGCTAAAAGGATTTCCAACAGTATACAAAATAAAGCTTACCCTGTATTTAATGTCACATTAtacaacattaataaaataaaaaaaatatagtaAATTGTCAAACTGcagatttataataaaaaagcaaTAGGTCGTGCATGAGAtcaagtttacagtttcaactGCCACACTTCTCTATCACC
This genomic interval carries:
- the mettl22 gene encoding methyltransferase-like protein 22, whose translation is MDQVTFRSDTVLSDVHLLLPNACHLMKRLNAVGQPVFISKFRILQTCDEKDSSDGSPVRERETFESSDALDVPLDADGDLDVVRRPRNATCHRDPVCPVILSQSSATLTDQDEDSEEEDGGRDIIKIEHTMATPLEDVGKQIWRGAFLLADFILAQPNMFKEATVLELGAGTGLASIVMAMVAKTVYCTDVGVDLLSMCQRNVNLNKQHFESQESEIKVRQLDWIADDFCTDPDLEFCWTEAEIADLHDNTAFVIAADVCYDDDLTDGLFKTLYRITSHMRRSSTIYLSLEKRLNFTLRHMDVSCEAYDHFRHCLDQLEMMTDGKMNFTVELVKSSFPQFFQYERVEQLELWKVTAEQL